A single window of Kitasatospora sp. HUAS MG31 DNA harbors:
- a CDS encoding MarR family winged helix-turn-helix transcriptional regulator, whose protein sequence is MAQQVHTRLWSEYVGTELTAPQFAVLLVLALEPGADQRTVGERASLDKATMAEMVARLVRRGLVLRRRDPADGRRKLLALSQNGAQAVREATGGVVRVQRTLFEPLTPDEQVEIVRVMSKIARLEPAAVAVMTDARPMLDAQRAIGYLIRVAQQVHTKLWSEKVGAELTAPQYAVLDALETEPGADQRTVGELASLDKATMAEMVSRLVRRGLVLRRRDPSDGRRNLLSLSPAGQELLHRSTAGVREVQELLLAPLEPHEHEPAMALLAKAARL, encoded by the coding sequence GTGGCCCAGCAGGTACACACCCGCTTGTGGTCCGAATACGTCGGCACCGAGCTGACGGCTCCGCAGTTCGCCGTACTGCTGGTCCTGGCTCTCGAGCCGGGCGCCGACCAGCGCACGGTCGGCGAGCGGGCCTCGCTCGACAAGGCCACGATGGCCGAAATGGTGGCCCGGCTGGTGCGCCGCGGCCTGGTGCTCCGTCGCCGCGATCCGGCCGACGGGCGCCGCAAGCTGCTGGCCCTCTCGCAGAACGGCGCACAGGCCGTCCGTGAGGCGACCGGCGGCGTCGTCCGCGTGCAGCGGACGCTGTTCGAACCGCTGACCCCCGACGAGCAGGTCGAGATCGTCCGGGTCATGTCGAAGATAGCCCGCCTGGAGCCCGCCGCCGTGGCCGTCATGACCGACGCCCGGCCGATGCTCGACGCGCAGCGGGCGATCGGCTACCTGATCCGGGTGGCCCAGCAGGTGCACACCAAGCTCTGGTCGGAGAAGGTCGGCGCCGAGCTGACCGCTCCCCAGTACGCGGTGCTGGACGCGCTGGAGACCGAGCCGGGTGCCGACCAGCGCACGGTCGGCGAGCTGGCCTCGCTGGACAAGGCGACCATGGCCGAGATGGTCAGCCGCCTCGTCCGCCGCGGCCTGGTGCTGCGCCGGCGCGACCCCTCGGACGGGCGCCGCAACCTGCTCTCCCTCTCGCCCGCCGGCCAGGAGCTGCTCCACCGCTCCACCGCCGGGGTGCGCGAGGTGCAGGAGCTGCTGCTCGCTCCGCTGGAGCCGCACGAGCACGAGCCGGCCATGGCGCTGCTCGCCAAGGCGGCCCGGCTGTAA
- the fabG gene encoding 3-oxoacyl-ACP reductase FabG, translating to MTEQSTSPRVAIVTGAARGIGAATALRLAADGYAVAVVDLEESAGKDTVDAITAAGGRALAVGADVSDAGQVEAAVERIAAELGTPAVLVNNAGVLRDNLLFKMSESDWDTVMNVHLKGAFLMTRAVQKHMVDAGFGRVVNLSSSSAQGNRGQANYSAAKAGLQGFTKTLAIELGKFGITANAVAPGFIATDMTAATAARVGMEFEAFKQAAATQIPVNRVGVPEDVANAISFFASEASGFVSGQVLYVAGGPLD from the coding sequence ATGACCGAGCAGAGCACTTCGCCCCGGGTCGCGATCGTCACCGGCGCCGCCCGCGGGATCGGCGCCGCCACCGCGCTGCGGCTGGCCGCCGACGGGTACGCCGTCGCCGTGGTCGACCTGGAGGAGTCGGCCGGCAAGGACACCGTGGACGCGATCACCGCGGCCGGCGGGAGGGCGCTGGCCGTGGGCGCGGACGTCTCCGACGCCGGGCAGGTCGAGGCCGCGGTGGAGCGGATCGCCGCCGAGCTGGGCACCCCGGCGGTGCTGGTCAACAACGCCGGCGTACTGCGCGACAACCTGCTCTTCAAGATGTCCGAGTCGGACTGGGACACCGTGATGAACGTGCACCTCAAGGGTGCGTTCCTGATGACCCGCGCGGTGCAGAAGCACATGGTGGACGCCGGGTTCGGCCGGGTCGTCAACCTCTCCTCCTCCTCCGCGCAGGGCAACCGCGGGCAGGCCAACTACTCGGCGGCCAAGGCCGGTCTGCAGGGCTTCACCAAGACCCTGGCGATCGAGCTGGGCAAGTTCGGCATCACCGCCAACGCGGTCGCCCCGGGCTTCATCGCCACCGACATGACGGCCGCCACCGCGGCCCGGGTGGGCATGGAGTTCGAGGCCTTCAAGCAGGCCGCCGCCACCCAGATCCCGGTCAACCGGGTCGGTGTGCCCGAGGACGTGGCGAACGCGATCTCCTTCTTCGCCTCCGAGGCGTCCGGCTTCGTGTCCGGCCAGGTGCTGTACGTGGCCGGCGGCCCGCTGGACTAG